The following are encoded in a window of Acidimicrobiales bacterium genomic DNA:
- a CDS encoding acyl-CoA dehydrogenase: LDGHTASLILVAARTPKGVSLFAVDGDASGLTRTALQTMDQTRKQAKVEFSNTPARLIGTEGEGGSALGKTLDLAAVALAAEQVGGAQKCLEMAVEYAKVRVQFGRPIGSFQAIKHKCADMLLEVESAKSAAYYAGWAAAEDSDELPVVASLAKAYCSDAYFHAAAENIQIHGGIGFTWEHPAHLYFKRAKSTELLFGDPTYHRELLAQRIGL; encoded by the coding sequence CCTCGACGGGCACACCGCCAGCCTGATCCTCGTCGCCGCCCGCACGCCGAAGGGCGTCAGCCTGTTCGCTGTCGACGGCGACGCCTCCGGACTCACCCGCACCGCGCTGCAGACGATGGACCAGACCCGCAAGCAGGCCAAGGTCGAGTTCTCCAACACCCCGGCTCGCCTCATCGGCACCGAGGGCGAGGGCGGCAGCGCACTGGGCAAGACCCTCGATCTGGCCGCCGTCGCCCTCGCGGCCGAGCAGGTCGGCGGGGCCCAGAAGTGCCTGGAGATGGCGGTCGAGTACGCCAAGGTCCGCGTCCAGTTCGGTCGGCCCATCGGCTCCTTCCAGGCCATCAAGCACAAGTGCGCGGACATGCTGCTCGAGGTCGAGTCGGCCAAGTCGGCCGCCTACTACGCGGGCTGGGCCGCAGCCGAGGACAGCGACGAGCTGCCCGTCGTGGCCTCCCTGGCCAAGGCCTACTGCAGCGACGCCTACTTCCATGCCGCGGCTGAGAACATCCAGATCCACGGCGGCATCGGCTTCACCTGGGAGCACCCGGCCCACCTGTACTTCAAGCGGGCCAAGTCGACCGAGCTGCTCTTCGGCGACCCCACCTACCACCGGGAGCTGCTGGCCCAGCGCATCGGCCTGTAG
- a CDS encoding sialidase family protein, whose protein sequence is MGRRTPAGGRRGARAVVALALVATTVGACSSRGDEDGGPASTTTGAAPRVEVEVVPAGGARLSTHASVLPVLVLDGALVAVGDGAVAPGRADPLLRSTDDGRTWTVPRTPDADPGDLSTWSLHEVDGLGILAGGVSTTLAPPQPVLWVSDDDGATFTAGAGVADGAVGGTVREVVALDDRLVALGDVQVDGSPVARPATWTSTDRGRTWVRTLPGDGGPGGPEGGGAAALVLVGGRLLAPTGDGIVASDDAGRTWEPIDVPTAPGHRIVDLLSDGGVVVVTTSNSYSDPVETAMLSSTDAGTTWRRSAPLPGVRDRDGTGTTLNAPSDLHRLPTGDLVATTSTAEDYDRYLPYVLRSTDEGRTWEVADLGQDCPSYEASARLSPLATAGPLLVAVYECVSRRRAQLLASVDGGRTWTEARHPALRAIRVGAPFTSGDGRVSVLGGDGTHRSVVHLTVRR, encoded by the coding sequence GTGGGACGACGCACCCCGGCCGGCGGCCGACGGGGGGCCCGGGCTGTGGTGGCCCTGGCTCTGGTGGCGACCACCGTCGGAGCCTGTTCGTCCCGCGGCGACGAGGACGGTGGCCCGGCATCGACCACCACCGGGGCCGCGCCTCGGGTCGAGGTCGAGGTGGTGCCGGCCGGTGGCGCCCGCCTGTCCACCCACGCATCCGTGCTGCCCGTCCTGGTGCTGGACGGGGCCCTGGTGGCGGTGGGCGACGGGGCGGTGGCCCCGGGGCGGGCCGACCCGCTGCTCCGCTCCACCGACGACGGGCGGACCTGGACCGTGCCCCGGACCCCGGACGCCGACCCCGGGGATCTGTCCACCTGGTCGCTCCACGAGGTCGACGGCCTCGGCATCCTGGCCGGCGGCGTGTCCACCACCCTGGCTCCCCCGCAGCCGGTGCTCTGGGTCTCCGACGACGACGGCGCCACCTTCACCGCCGGGGCCGGAGTGGCCGACGGCGCCGTCGGGGGGACGGTGCGCGAGGTGGTGGCCCTCGACGATCGGCTGGTGGCCCTCGGGGACGTCCAGGTCGACGGGTCCCCGGTGGCCCGGCCGGCCACCTGGACCTCCACCGACCGGGGCCGCACCTGGGTCCGTACCCTCCCGGGCGACGGGGGACCGGGGGGGCCGGAGGGAGGCGGGGCGGCGGCCCTGGTGCTCGTCGGCGGGCGCCTGCTGGCCCCCACCGGAGACGGCATCGTCGCCTCCGACGACGCCGGGCGGACGTGGGAGCCGATCGACGTCCCCACGGCGCCCGGACACCGGATCGTCGACCTGCTGTCCGACGGCGGGGTGGTCGTGGTCACCACCTCCAACAGCTACTCCGACCCGGTGGAGACGGCGATGCTGTCCAGCACCGACGCCGGCACCACCTGGCGTCGATCCGCCCCCCTGCCCGGGGTGCGGGACCGGGACGGCACGGGGACGACGCTCAACGCCCCCTCCGACCTCCACCGCCTGCCCACCGGCGACCTGGTGGCCACCACCTCGACCGCCGAGGACTACGACCGCTACCTGCCCTACGTCCTGCGCTCGACCGACGAGGGCCGCACCTGGGAGGTGGCCGACCTGGGCCAGGACTGCCCGTCCTACGAGGCGTCGGCCCGCCTCAGCCCCCTGGCCACCGCCGGGCCGCTGCTGGTGGCCGTCTACGAGTGCGTCAGCCGCCGCCGGGCCCAGCTCCTGGCCTCGGTCGACGGCGGCCGCACCTGGACCGAGGCCCGCCACCCGGCCCTGCGGGCCATCCGGGTGGGGGCACCCTTCACCTCCGGCGACGGGCGGGTGTCGGTGCTGGGCGGCGACGGCACCCACCGGTCCGTGGTCCACCTCACGGTGCGCCGCTGA